The DNA region ACCTGCAAGTGTAGAATTGGTATCGCCATACAACACTAAAGCATTTGGTTTTTCTTTCACCAAAACTTCTTCCAGCCCCACCATCATTTTTGCTGTTTGCACACCGTGTGATCCGGATCCTGCATTGAGATTATAATCCGGTTCGGGAATTCCCAATTCCCGGAAAAATACGGCCGACATATTATCGTCGTAATGCTGACCCGTATGTACAATGATTTCCTGAAGTTGATGCGGGAATTTGTTTTTTACCGCTCTGCTTAAAGCTGCTGCTTTAATAATTTGCGGACGGGCACCGATAACCGTAATAATCTTTTTCATACTACGAAGTTAACGGATTCAACCGAAAATTATCAGGGCATCATTCCTTCATCTGAAAAGCTGTAATAACCCCTCTCCGTAACAATCAAATGATCCATTACCGGAATATCCATGATTTTACCGCCCTCCACAATTTTGCGTGTAAGATGAATGTCCTCATTACTTGGTTTTAAATTCCCCGAGGGGTGATTATGGCAGAGTATGATTGAGGTGGAATGATGATCAATAGCCGATTTAAAAATAAGACGGGAATCCACCACAGTCCCTGTGATTCCTCCGGAGCTGATTTTTGTTTGTGCAATACAAATGTTTGCCCGGTTAAAATGCAATACATGAAATTCTTCATGCGGTAAATCTGCCAAATGGTGTCGGATCAATTCATACGCATCGGCAGAATTGGTTACCGGTTTTCGCTGTTCTTTGGGAAGCTCTTTTCTGCGCTGGCCTAGTTCCAGTGCTGCAATAATGGTGATGGCTTTTACCTGACCAATCCCTTTTGTCTTTTGTAATTCCCCGATGGTCATTCTTCCCAATTTCCCCAGGTCATTGTCTACCGACCTTAACAATTTCCGGGAAAGGTCCAACGCACTCTCCTTACCTGAACCTGTGGCAATCAAGATGGCCATCAATTCCGCATCACTCAAGGATTTGCGACCCAGGTTTTTCAACTTTTCCCTTGGCCTGTCATTTTCTGCCCATGCCTTAATTGGAGTAAACGAATTTTCCATACCCCAATAATATGTAAATCAATACTATAGCCGACGTCAAATTTTGGACAAGTTTACGCTTCGGCAATGCTTGAAAAATCAAGGCAAAAAAAAAGCTTCGGCGAATACCGAAGCTTTAATTTCAAACAATGTAACAATTAAGCCATTGTGTTCACATGCTTGTGAAGGCTTGACTTAACGTTTGCAGCTTTGTTTTTATGGATAATGTTTTTCTTAGCCAGTTTATCGAGCATCCCAAACACTTTTGTAAGCAGAGACTGAGCTTCCTTCTTGTTATGAGAAGTTCTGATTGCTTTTACCGCGTTACGGGTAGTCTTATGAAAATAACGGTTGCGAACACGCTTTGCGTCGTTAGAGCGAATACGCTTAATAGCCGATTTGTGGTTTGCCATCTTTTCTATTTTTAATCAATCCGGTTTCCCGGTAAAATTTTAGTAGCCCGTAGGGGAATCGAACCCCTGTTCCAAGAATGAAAATCTTGTGTCCTAACCCCTAGACGAACGGGCCATCCCTTCAATTTGGGAGTGCAAATGTAAACAAAGAATTTAATTACTCTAAAAAAATTGTGGAAAAATTTGTGGAAAATCAGAAATCATCGCTGTCGGCCTGAAATTTAAACCCAAGTCTCTTTCCTGTTTTAATCTGCATCATATCACTCATTTCCCTGATCTCCATAACACTAACCTCTTTAACCAGGTCGTAAGGTGGTGTAAACAGATCGAAATCAATAGCATACAACACAATGGACTGAACCACGGCCATCAGTTTTTCGTAGGTGAGGTCGGAGGATATAAAATCGTTGTACAAAAATCCGAGTTGACGTTTTCCCTGAACCAAAAAATGATTTTCGCGATTCACAAAAATCCGGGCAACCAGATATCCCAGGTCATTCATACGGTTATAACGGAAAGAATCTGCCAGGAAATTAAACACGTTGATAATTCCGCAGTAGGCTCTTGATGAATCGTCCTTGAGATAAGAAGTTTTCCAAAGATTACTTTCGGAATCGAACATAAACACATTGGTATGCATGTGAAATACCAATACATCACCAGCAACCTGAAGTTGACATTCAAATTCGCCTTTATCAATAAAATTCACCTTGAGTCGTTCATCTATCCGGTGGGCTTCTTTACCAATGGCATCCGAAAACTCTTGTAAAACACGTTTTAAATCGGCAAAGCGTTGTTTGGTTAATGCATAAACATCTTGCTTCACTGAAGATTTTTCTTTGAGTGAAGAAAGGATTAAATCATTCGCATGTTTCAGGTCTTCGTTCATAGGCGATTAATAAGCGCGTGCAAATAATACTCGACGAGCAGATGGTTTTCCGGTTACCATACAGGCCCCCGGTGTTTCATCCATTCCGAATGGAATACAACGAATGGTGGCTTTGGTTTCTTCTTTAATACGCTCTTCCGTTTCTGCAGTGCCATCCCAATGAGCAAGAATAA from Flavobacteriales bacterium includes:
- the radC gene encoding DNA repair protein RadC, whose translation is MENSFTPIKAWAENDRPREKLKNLGRKSLSDAELMAILIATGSGKESALDLSRKLLRSVDNDLGKLGRMTIGELQKTKGIGQVKAITIIAALELGQRRKELPKEQRKPVTNSADAYELIRHHLADLPHEEFHVLHFNRANICIAQTKISSGGITGTVVDSRLIFKSAIDHHSTSIILCHNHPSGNLKPSNEDIHLTRKIVEGGKIMDIPVMDHLIVTERGYYSFSDEGMMP
- the rpsT gene encoding 30S ribosomal protein S20, coding for MANHKSAIKRIRSNDAKRVRNRYFHKTTRNAVKAIRTSHNKKEAQSLLTKVFGMLDKLAKKNIIHKNKAANVKSSLHKHVNTMA